The following nucleotide sequence is from Mucilaginibacter sp. cycad4.
AAGGCCATTCCTGTTGATTTTAGTTAAAATAAGCTAAAAGTTGATCCCGATAAAATTAAACCTGTTTCACCTTATTCCGCTTAGCCTGCTGGTATTCTGTTGGTGTAGTACCAAACTGTTTCAGGAAATTACGGCCGAGGTGTGATTGAGAACTGTAACCTACCATGTTGGCTACTTCGTAAATTTTATAATCACCTTCTTCCAGTAATTGCGCCGCTGCTTTTAAACGGGTGATGTTAATCAGCTCGTTAATAGTAAGGTTGGATATAGCTTTAACCTTGCGGTATAGCGTTGGCTTACTCATATTCATGAGATTGGCTATCTGCTCAACATCAAGCTCGGCATTCTGGATGTTTTTGTAGATAACACCGTTTAGCTTATCCAAAAAGCTTTCATCAGGTTTTGAATAAGCCATCGACTTGATATGCGCCAATGGTGAGCTTGCAAAATGCTCTTTTATCTTATTGCGGTTGATAAGCAGGTTAGCTATCTGTACCTGTAAATGCTCGGGCGAAAATGGTTTTTCGATATACGCATCGGCACCAACTTCCAGTCCTTCAATTTTACTTTGCAGGGTATTTTTAGCGGTTAGTAATATAATAGGGATATGGCTGTAATCGAAATTGGTTTTAATGGTTTTACATAGCTCAAACCCGTCTATTCCCGGCATCATTACGTCGCTTATAATAAGCTGAATGTTCTCTATGCCTATCATATCCAGTGCTTCCTGTCCGTTAAGGGCTTTAATAACCGAATATTTGTCGCTCAGATCATCCGAAATAAAATCAAGTATTTCAGGGTTATCATCCACTAAAAGTATAACTGGTTTCATAAAGTCAATAATCTCCTCTCTGTTACTTAGGTCTGCCTGCTCATATTCATCGGGGGTAATATGAAGGTCGAATTCTTTTTCCTGGTGAACAGGCAAAGTAAGGTTAAATATATTAAAATCGTTAATAGATTTATTCAACACCAATAAGCCTTTATGCAATTCGGCTAACGAGCGCGATAAAGAAAGCCCTATCCCGGTGCCAATTTGCTTTTCCGAGCCTTTCATCCTGAAGAAAGGCTCAAAGATCTTTTCGCGCATTTCGTAAGGGATCAAGTGCCCGTTATTCCTTATTTCAATGGTAAAGGTAGGGTCGTTAACCGGATGGTCAAGCAGTTCGATCTCAACAACAGATGTGCTGTATTTGATGGCATTATTGATGAGGTTACTTATGATTTTGGTAAACGCTTCGATATCGACATAGGCATAAACCGTTTTAACCGGATGTATAAAGGTGTAGCTGAGGTTCTTTTGTTCGGCCATGGGCTTAAACCGCAAAAAGGTATCGGCAAGCAAATCCATAATATCGGTTTTAACAAAGCTGAGGCTAAAGCCGTTGGTTTCGGTTTTTCTGAAGTCAAGCAGCTGGTTGGTAAGGTCAAGCAGCCGGTTGGTATTTTTTTCCATGATCTTCAGGTTGTTTTGAATATCCGGAACATGCTCTGCCCGCCTGATCACTTTTTCCATAGGCCCTTTAATAAGCGTTAGCGGCGTACGGATTTCATGGGCCACATTAGTGAAAAATTCAATCTTGGCATTATAGATCTGTTTTTCCTTATCATTTTCAAGGGTTTCGATAATGCGCTTATTTTTCTCGCGGGTTTTATGGTGGTAGCTTCTGAGCAGGTAATAACCTGTTAGTAAAAATAACAGGCAGTAAGCAATGTATGCCCAAACGCTTTCCCAAAAAGGAGGCGCTATATCAATTTCAATACTTGTTTCTTTTTGGGTCCAGATACCATTGTTATTTGCCGCTTTTACTACAAAGGTGTAATGACCAGGCTGTAGTTGCGTAAAATAAACCTTACGGTTGCGTTTAAGTTCGGTCCAGCCTTTATCCAAACCTTTCATCATGTATTTATATTGGGTCATTTCGGGCGATGGAAAACTCAGCGCCGCAAAATCAATACTAAATGAGGATTGGTTATAATTAAGGTTGATTTTTTTTGTGGTGATGATAGATTGTTTTAATAATGAATCGGCACCGTTAACAGAAATCTCTTTATTGTGCACCTGGAAACCGGTTATATAAACCGGGGCTATAAAGTAATTTTGCTTAAAACTGGCAGGGTTAAAGCTAACCATACCGCGTACACAACCAAAATACATGGTGCCGTCGGCATCTTTAAAAGATGAGTTGTAGTTAAACTGATCACTTAACAAACCGTTGGCTTTTGTATAAATTTTGATGCTTCCGGTATTATCGTTAAAGCAAACCAGCCCCCGGGTAGTGCTGATCCATAGGTTTTTATGGCTGTCTTCTTCCAGCCTGAAAATGTAATTGCTCGGAAAGCCGTTACTGGTGTCATAAAACTTATAGCTATCGGCGTCGGGATCGTATCTCCATAAACCCAAACCTTCGGTAGCAAACCATAATTTGTGGTTGCTATCCTCAAAAACGCCATTAACTGTGGTGGTGTTAAGCACATTTTTAACGGGGTAACGATAGTTTAGCTTAGTGCTTGTATTGTTTGCAGGGTTGTAGCAATAAATACCATCCCGTACTGTGCCAACCCATATTTTGCCAGTATGGTCTTCGGTTATGGCGTAAATGAAATCATATGGGGGTAGTTTATCTATAATGGTAAAATCCTTGCTTGCCAAATTATACCTGTAAATGCCCCTGGTAGTACCAACAAAAATGAGCCCGCTGCGGGTTTTACAAAAGCAAATTATAAAGTTGCTTTTAAGGTCATTATTTCGGTTACCGGCCAGGTAAACGCGCCCAACCTTGCCGGTTTTAATGTTCATGATATCCAGTCCCCGTTCAAAAGTACCTACAAACAGTTCATTGCCTAAGGCTAATATACCGTGGATGTTAGTGTTGGAGATGCTGGCGCTTCCGCCGGGATTATAATGGGTCCAGGTATTATCAGGGGCTAATTTGTTTAATCCGTTATCTTCGGTCCCCATCCACAGGTTACCGTACATGTCTTTGGTAATTTCGCGCACCACGTTTCCTTTAAGGGAATTTGGCTCGGTGTCTGGGTAAAATTTGTTAAAGGTTGAATACTGTTTAGGATAATAATTGAGGCCGCCAAAGTAGGTGCCTGCCCAAACACCGCCTTCCGAATCTTTCCAGAGGCAGTAAACGGCATTATCCGATATAGAATAAGGGTCATTGAAATGCTTTCTGAGATTAAGGAATGTCCCTTTTACCGAATCATAAATGAACACGCCCGATTCTGTGGCTATCCAGTATTCGGTATCGCTGTATTTTAAAAAATCGCGCACGTAAACAGCCGTTTTATCCGGGTTGTAGTTAAGCAGGTCCTTATAGGTGTAGGTTTCAGCATCAAACTCCTTAAAACCATGACTGTTGGTACCTACAAATATTTTGTTGTTAGCGGCATAATAAATCTTCTCAATAAACCTTGATGTAACTTTATCTGTTGGCTTAAACACATTGTAAGCAGTAAAAGTGCGGCTCGCCAGGTCAAGTTTCTCCATTGCGCCCATAGAAGAAGATGCCCATACTGTACCATTAATGATCACAACAGATGTAGCCTCAAAATGCTGCGAAGGCCAGTAATCAGTTTTTTCGCCGGTTTTGGTATTATACCTTATTAATGAAGCCCCGGCTACAAACCAGCAGTTATTATGCTCATCAAAGGTGATACTGCGCACACCGTTAATGTTTCCTGTATTGATATGTACAAATGTTTCTGACAGGGGATCATACTTATCAAGGCCCTCATCGGTACCTATCCAAAGCGTACCTTCTTTATCAAGGCACAGGGTATGCACCATGTTGTTGGATATGGTGCTCTTATTCGCAGGGTTATGCCTGAATGTTTTAAAGGTATAACCGTCAAAACGGTTAAGGCCGTCCTTAGTGCCAAACCACAAAAAGCCGCGCCTGTCCTGCATGCTGCAGTAAACGGTATTATGCGATAACCCATGTTCAACCTGGTAATGCTTGAAGTAGTAGGTCTGGGCATTGCAAATACCGCATGATACCGTAAAAAATAATAGAAATATGTATAGTGGTTTCAAAATAATCAGCTTAACGCAAATGTAGCCAATCTGTTGCAGCGTTTCCCCTCTCCCGAAAATTGATACTTTTTGACTAAGTATTGATATGATTTGGTTAAGCGCCGGGGCCAAAATCCTTTTTCTTTACAACATGATTTTAGATATGTCAATTGTACATTTTTAAAATCAAAACTTAACCAATTAATAGATCATTTATGAGAAAATTTTTACTACTCAGGCATGGGGGAAACCCTCATGTGCAGTGGCCGCCCAGCAAGTGGGGCCCGAAAGTAATGCTAATCGCTTTTTTCATCATGACCGGTTTCCTTTTTTCGTTTAGTGCATCCGCGCAAAATAAAATTAAGGTAACAGGCAACGTGGTTGACACCACCGGCCAGGTACTTACCGGCGTAGCCGTACGGGTACAGGGCACACAGGGTGGCACCACAACCGATGCACAGGGCAATTTCAGCATTAACGTACCAGGTGCAAACAGCACTTTGGTTTTTACTTACATCGGTTTTACGACACTCGAATTACCATTAAACGGCCAAACAGCCGTAAAAGTGCGTTTACGTGCAACAAACTCGGCTTTACAGGAGGTGGTTGTTACAGGTTACGGTACGCAAAAGAAGGCATCTATCACGGGTGCCATCTCTACTGTTACCAGTAAAGACCTCGATCGCGTACATGCCGGTTCAACGGTAAGTACAGGTTTGGCAGGTAAAATTCCGGGGGTAACGTTCAGGATGTCTGAAGGCCGGCCGGGTGCCAGCGCCAGTATCCAGATCCGTAACATGGGTACGCCTTTATATGTAATTGACGGGATCCAGCAGGATGAAGGCCAGTTCAACAACCTTGCCCCTAACGACGTAGAGAGTATCTCGGTGTTGAAAGACGCTTCGGCAGCTATTTATGGTGTACGTGCGGCTAACGGTGTAGTGGTGGTAACTACAAAAAAAGGCAACGGTGATGCCCGCATCAATATTGATGCATACACCGGTTATCAAAACTGGTACAGGTTCCCTAACGTGTTAACCAATTCATATGATTACATGCGTTACCGCGCTGATGCCGAGGTTAACAGCAACGGTTCAACCAGCATTACCCAGGCCGAGCTTGATAAATATAAAGCCGGTACCGAAAAAGGCTATCAAAGTTTTAACTGGCGCGATTATGTTTTGAAAAGCAATAACAACGCCCCTCAAAACTCAGTGAATGCCAATTTTACCGGCGGTAACGACAGGGTTAACTATTATGTTTCGGCAACTAACCTTTATCAAAACTCGCAATTAGGTAAAGAGTATAAATTTAACCGCTCAAATATCCAGTCGAACGTTTCGGTTAAAGTGGCCAATGGTTTAAAAGTAAGCCTGGACATTAACGGGCGTATTGAAACCCGCGAAAATCCTGGTGTACCGGGTGGCGACGATTACTTTCTTGCCCGTTTTGCCGTTTTAAGGAATACGCCGCTTGAGCGCCCTTATGCTAATGATAATCCGGCATACCTTAATGATATCGGCCACACCGAATCAAACTATGCCTTTCTTAACAAAAAGCTTTCAGGGCTTTATCACAGCGATTGGCGTGTGCTTCAAAGCAACTTTGGTGTTGAATATCAAATACCGGGTGTGAAAGGTTTAAACGTAAGAGGCTTATATTCATACTACATTGCCGATTATTTGCTTAATAACCAGGAGTATACCTATAATGCGTATACCTACAGGCCCGCTACCGATACTTATGACGTAACCGGTGGCAGTACCAACCCATGGCGTGAGCGTGAGCAGCGTAAAGAATTTGCCAAAACTTACCAATGGCAGATCAATTACAACAACAGCTTTGGTAAACATACCATTGGCGCTACGTTTGTTTCTGAACGTATTGAGTTAAGGCACTTGCGTAACTGGATCCATGCTTCGCCAATTTCAAATAACCTGCCATTGATCTACTTCCCAACAGCCGATCAATACCAGGATAGCGATAATACCGAAACCCGTATC
It contains:
- a CDS encoding two-component regulator propeller domain-containing protein, which codes for MKPLYIFLLFFTVSCGICNAQTYYFKHYQVEHGLSHNTVYCSMQDRRGFLWFGTKDGLNRFDGYTFKTFRHNPANKSTISNNMVHTLCLDKEGTLWIGTDEGLDKYDPLSETFVHINTGNINGVRSITFDEHNNCWFVAGASLIRYNTKTGEKTDYWPSQHFEATSVVIINGTVWASSSMGAMEKLDLASRTFTAYNVFKPTDKVTSRFIEKIYYAANNKIFVGTNSHGFKEFDAETYTYKDLLNYNPDKTAVYVRDFLKYSDTEYWIATESGVFIYDSVKGTFLNLRKHFNDPYSISDNAVYCLWKDSEGGVWAGTYFGGLNYYPKQYSTFNKFYPDTEPNSLKGNVVREITKDMYGNLWMGTEDNGLNKLAPDNTWTHYNPGGSASISNTNIHGILALGNELFVGTFERGLDIMNIKTGKVGRVYLAGNRNNDLKSNFIICFCKTRSGLIFVGTTRGIYRYNLASKDFTIIDKLPPYDFIYAITEDHTGKIWVGTVRDGIYCYNPANNTSTKLNYRYPVKNVLNTTTVNGVFEDSNHKLWFATEGLGLWRYDPDADSYKFYDTSNGFPSNYIFRLEEDSHKNLWISTTRGLVCFNDNTGSIKIYTKANGLLSDQFNYNSSFKDADGTMYFGCVRGMVSFNPASFKQNYFIAPVYITGFQVHNKEISVNGADSLLKQSIITTKKINLNYNQSSFSIDFAALSFPSPEMTQYKYMMKGLDKGWTELKRNRKVYFTQLQPGHYTFVVKAANNNGIWTQKETSIEIDIAPPFWESVWAYIAYCLLFLLTGYYLLRSYHHKTREKNKRIIETLENDKEKQIYNAKIEFFTNVAHEIRTPLTLIKGPMEKVIRRAEHVPDIQNNLKIMEKNTNRLLDLTNQLLDFRKTETNGFSLSFVKTDIMDLLADTFLRFKPMAEQKNLSYTFIHPVKTVYAYVDIEAFTKIISNLINNAIKYSTSVVEIELLDHPVNDPTFTIEIRNNGHLIPYEMREKIFEPFFRMKGSEKQIGTGIGLSLSRSLAELHKGLLVLNKSINDFNIFNLTLPVHQEKEFDLHITPDEYEQADLSNREEIIDFMKPVILLVDDNPEILDFISDDLSDKYSVIKALNGQEALDMIGIENIQLIISDVMMPGIDGFELCKTIKTNFDYSHIPIILLTAKNTLQSKIEGLEVGADAYIEKPFSPEHLQVQIANLLINRNKIKEHFASSPLAHIKSMAYSKPDESFLDKLNGVIYKNIQNAELDVEQIANLMNMSKPTLYRKVKAISNLTINELINITRLKAAAQLLEEGDYKIYEVANMVGYSSQSHLGRNFLKQFGTTPTEYQQAKRNKVKQV
- a CDS encoding TonB-dependent receptor, encoding MRKFLLLRHGGNPHVQWPPSKWGPKVMLIAFFIMTGFLFSFSASAQNKIKVTGNVVDTTGQVLTGVAVRVQGTQGGTTTDAQGNFSINVPGANSTLVFTYIGFTTLELPLNGQTAVKVRLRATNSALQEVVVTGYGTQKKASITGAISTVTSKDLDRVHAGSTVSTGLAGKIPGVTFRMSEGRPGASASIQIRNMGTPLYVIDGIQQDEGQFNNLAPNDVESISVLKDASAAIYGVRAANGVVVVTTKKGNGDARINIDAYTGYQNWYRFPNVLTNSYDYMRYRADAEVNSNGSTSITQAELDKYKAGTEKGYQSFNWRDYVLKSNNNAPQNSVNANFTGGNDRVNYYVSATNLYQNSQLGKEYKFNRSNIQSNVSVKVANGLKVSLDINGRIETRENPGVPGGDDYFLARFAVLRNTPLERPYANDNPAYLNDIGHTESNYAFLNKKLSGLYHSDWRVLQSNFGVEYQIPGVKGLNVRGLYSYYIADYLLNNQEYTYNAYTYRPATDTYDVTGGSTNPWREREQRKEFAKTYQWQINYNNSFGKHTIGATFVSERIELRHLRNWIHASPISNNLPLIYFPTADQYQDSDNTETRIGYIGRVNYNYDNRYYLEASARRDASYLFAPDKRVGYFPGVSAGWRITQEGFMKKLLGENSILSDLKFRGSYGVLGDDRDPGNSANPIVAPYAYLPGYNYNQGTYIFDGNAVITSRDKGIPVTRISWLKSKITDVAADFSLFNSTLNGTIDYFYRKRTGLLGTKNDVVVPIEIGYSLPQENASSDSQRGFEISLNYNGKIGKASYNIGGNFGYTRQKNLQSYNPLFFNSWDQYRNSTQNRYSHIDWGYQVLGQFTSQEQINNYTINNDGKGNRTLLPGDLMYKDQNGDGKIDQYDERPIGFGYGTQPNINFGFTVGAAYKGFDFHADFSGGAGYTWFQNYETRWAFQNNGNLNAIFEDRWHRQDAFDVNSPWVPGKYPANRVNPGFGHSDYELNGQRNSTFWLHSVRYLRARTLELGYSLPANMLKKVKIRRARFYVNAYNMFSFDNLKQYGVDPETTDDNGLQFPQSKVLNFGVNLTF